A region of Streptomyces halobius DNA encodes the following proteins:
- a CDS encoding outer membrane protein assembly factor BamB family protein, which yields MTQLTQHDPRRIGPFEVLGRLGAGGMGLVYLARSASGRRVAIKTVRTELAEDQLFRVRFTREVEAARAVSGFYTAAVVDADPRAAVPWLATAYVPAPSLEEIVNECGPLPAQAVRWLAAGIAEALQSIHGAGLVHRDLKPSNVLVVEDGPRVIDFGIASGVSNTRLTMTNVAVGTPAYMSPEQARDSRSVTGASDVFSLGSTLVFAATGHAPFHGANPVETVFMLLREGPDLSGLPDELRPLMESCMQMEAAHRPSPADLQSQLAPHLFGSGSDDSGTASAWLPPGAVALIEGRRGGRASVPKSAQRGGSGRSAGRAARAEPAAPPAPPQPAQQPLQSAQQPPQPESAPVGAAEPARAGWPGQVGAGPGAHRGGDPRGANPGPMPQAVSLGPDASTARVAPVSASPPAASPSPAAALASAPPSAPVEGPGGPVRLAGSPAPIGPGPRAADAPPRGQAGAATNWVRPPGGGAAAGVPHQGGPANGAPGGDGPSRPDAPPEAPAAEPGRWRPWRFRMSNDVWGTPAVAGDLLYVTSFEVHALDVASGRRRFKTRDVAWAMAVADGRIHASDGPSLYALDAVDGTERWRLNTEGWVYALTVDRGTVVTSTRGGGVQAWEAANGELLWHIDHVQTDFETAEAGPVVHDGTVFVWDDARLKALEARTGAERWSYPVGDTASCGGVPMRLLPAPDGVVYVVAGTRVMAIDMARGDVRWHFEAPALFLSPPAFAPGPAVTGGGVYLADHLGTVYALDAADGRDRWRIATEARQSTEPVLVTHGAVHLGSGKALYTLDAVTGTPRWRFQAGAEVVGAPVVAEGRVHFGSADHCLYTLDATGGQLRWKLATGGEITGSPVVVGGVVYACSKDRCVYALDAAKGTGQVRRS from the coding sequence CTGACGCAGCTGACGCAGCACGATCCCCGGCGGATCGGCCCGTTCGAGGTGCTCGGCCGTCTCGGGGCCGGCGGCATGGGACTGGTCTATCTGGCGCGCTCGGCGTCCGGTCGGCGGGTGGCCATCAAGACGGTGCGTACGGAGCTCGCCGAGGACCAGCTGTTCCGGGTCCGTTTCACCCGCGAGGTCGAGGCGGCGCGCGCGGTCAGCGGTTTCTACACCGCCGCGGTGGTGGACGCCGATCCGCGGGCGGCGGTGCCGTGGCTCGCGACGGCCTATGTGCCCGCGCCCTCCCTTGAGGAAATAGTCAATGAGTGCGGGCCGCTGCCGGCCCAGGCCGTGCGGTGGCTGGCGGCCGGGATCGCCGAGGCGCTGCAGTCCATCCACGGCGCGGGCCTGGTCCACCGCGACCTCAAGCCGTCGAACGTCCTGGTCGTCGAGGACGGCCCCCGGGTCATCGACTTCGGTATCGCCTCCGGGGTGTCCAACACCCGGCTGACCATGACCAATGTGGCGGTGGGCACGCCGGCCTATATGTCGCCCGAGCAGGCCCGCGACTCACGCAGTGTGACCGGCGCCAGCGATGTCTTCTCGCTCGGCTCGACGCTGGTCTTCGCCGCCACCGGGCATGCGCCCTTCCACGGTGCCAACCCCGTCGAGACGGTCTTCATGCTGCTGCGCGAGGGCCCGGATCTGTCGGGGCTGCCGGACGAACTGCGCCCCCTGATGGAGTCCTGTATGCAGATGGAGGCGGCCCACCGGCCGTCCCCCGCCGATCTGCAGTCCCAGCTCGCCCCGCATCTCTTCGGCTCCGGCAGCGATGACAGCGGTACGGCGTCGGCCTGGCTGCCGCCCGGTGCGGTGGCGCTGATCGAGGGCCGGCGCGGCGGCCGGGCCTCCGTCCCGAAGAGCGCCCAGCGCGGCGGCTCCGGCCGCAGCGCCGGCCGTGCGGCGCGGGCCGAGCCGGCGGCCCCGCCCGCGCCCCCGCAGCCGGCACAGCAGCCCCTCCAGTCGGCGCAGCAGCCTCCGCAGCCGGAGAGCGCACCCGTGGGTGCCGCCGAGCCCGCCCGGGCCGGTTGGCCGGGCCAGGTCGGTGCAGGCCCCGGTGCGCACCGCGGCGGCGATCCCCGGGGCGCGAACCCGGGACCGATGCCGCAGGCGGTGTCGCTCGGCCCGGACGCGAGCACCGCTCGGGTGGCCCCGGTCTCCGCTTCCCCGCCCGCCGCTTCGCCGTCCCCGGCCGCCGCGCTGGCCTCCGCGCCGCCGTCGGCGCCCGTGGAGGGCCCCGGCGGCCCCGTGCGGCTGGCCGGTTCGCCCGCCCCGATAGGGCCCGGCCCGCGCGCCGCGGACGCTCCGCCGCGCGGACAGGCGGGTGCCGCGACGAACTGGGTACGGCCGCCCGGAGGCGGCGCCGCGGCCGGTGTGCCGCACCAGGGCGGCCCCGCCAACGGCGCCCCGGGGGGCGACGGCCCCTCGCGGCCCGACGCGCCGCCCGAGGCGCCCGCCGCCGAGCCGGGCCGCTGGCGCCCCTGGCGGTTCCGGATGTCGAACGATGTGTGGGGCACCCCCGCCGTCGCCGGCGATCTGCTCTACGTCACCTCCTTCGAGGTGCACGCCCTCGACGTGGCCAGCGGGCGGCGCAGGTTCAAGACCCGCGACGTCGCCTGGGCGATGGCCGTCGCGGACGGGCGGATCCATGCCTCGGACGGCCCGAGCCTGTACGCCCTGGACGCGGTGGACGGCACCGAGCGCTGGCGGCTGAACACCGAGGGCTGGGTCTACGCCCTGACGGTCGATCGCGGCACCGTCGTCACCAGCACGCGCGGCGGTGGCGTCCAGGCGTGGGAGGCCGCCAACGGCGAGCTGCTGTGGCACATCGATCATGTCCAGACCGACTTCGAGACGGCCGAGGCCGGTCCCGTGGTGCACGACGGCACGGTGTTCGTCTGGGACGACGCACGGCTGAAGGCGCTGGAGGCGCGGACCGGCGCCGAGCGCTGGTCGTACCCGGTGGGCGACACGGCGTCCTGCGGCGGAGTGCCGATGCGGCTGCTCCCGGCGCCGGACGGCGTGGTCTATGTCGTGGCCGGCACCCGGGTGATGGCGATCGACATGGCGCGCGGCGATGTGCGCTGGCACTTCGAGGCGCCCGCGCTGTTCCTCAGCCCGCCGGCGTTCGCCCCCGGCCCGGCCGTCACCGGCGGCGGGGTCTATCTGGCGGACCACCTCGGCACGGTCTACGCGCTGGACGCGGCGGACGGCCGCGACCGCTGGCGGATCGCCACCGAGGCGCGGCAGTCCACCGAGCCGGTGCTGGTCACGCATGGCGCGGTCCATCTGGGCAGCGGCAAGGCGCTCTACACGCTGGACGCGGTGACCGGCACACCGCGCTGGCGGTTCCAGGCCGGTGCCGAGGTCGTGGGGGCACCCGTCGTCGCGGAGGGCCGGGTGCACTTCGGCTCCGCCGACCACTGCCTCTACACACTGGACGCGACGGGCGGGCAACTGCGCTGGAAGCTGGCGACCGGTGGCGAGATCACCGGGTCGCCGGTGGTGGTCGGCGGTGTGGTCTACGCGTGCAGCAAGGACCGCTGTGTGTACGCGCTGGACGCGGCGAAGGGCACGGGGCAGGTGCGGCGGTCGTAG
- a CDS encoding enoyl-CoA hydratase/isomerase family protein, with protein MTIRTDIQDGVALVTLDRPERHNAVDLGTAAELAAVWRDFRFDDAVRAAVVTGAGGRAFCTGIDRSVDVPQPASPYSLDDPMIRIGPKANDLWKPVVAAVDGMACGGAFYLLGEAEFIVASENSTFFDPHTTYGMVSAYEAIYMAQRMPLGEVARMSLMGTAERLGARRAHEIGLVSELTAPGAAAEAALRCAAVLAAQPTEAVQGTVRALWATKEAARTQALAHAPQLIALGNLPPERQAELFAARKRQRDGSQDQ; from the coding sequence GTGACGATCCGTACGGATATCCAGGACGGGGTCGCGCTGGTCACCCTCGACCGGCCCGAGCGGCACAACGCCGTCGACCTCGGCACCGCCGCCGAACTCGCCGCCGTCTGGCGCGATTTCCGCTTCGACGACGCCGTACGGGCCGCGGTGGTCACCGGCGCCGGCGGCCGGGCCTTCTGCACCGGCATCGACCGCTCCGTGGACGTCCCGCAGCCCGCCTCCCCCTACTCCCTCGACGACCCGATGATCCGCATCGGCCCGAAGGCCAACGACCTCTGGAAACCGGTCGTGGCCGCCGTGGACGGCATGGCCTGCGGCGGCGCCTTCTACCTCCTGGGCGAGGCCGAGTTCATCGTCGCCTCCGAGAACTCCACGTTCTTCGACCCGCACACCACCTACGGGATGGTCAGCGCATATGAGGCCATCTACATGGCGCAGCGGATGCCCTTGGGGGAGGTCGCCAGGATGTCCCTCATGGGGACGGCGGAGCGGCTGGGGGCACGGCGCGCGCACGAGATCGGTCTGGTCTCCGAGCTGACCGCTCCCGGTGCCGCGGCCGAGGCGGCGCTGCGCTGCGCGGCCGTGCTCGCCGCGCAGCCCACGGAGGCGGTCCAGGGCACCGTACGGGCTCTCTGGGCTACCAAAGAGGCGGCCAGGACGCAGGCGCTGGCGCACGCCCCGCAGCTGATCGCGCTGGGCAATCTGCCACCGGAGCGCCAGGCGGAGCTGTTCGCCGCCCGGAAGCGGCAGCGGGACGGGAGCCAGGACCAGTGA
- a CDS encoding Zn-ribbon domain-containing OB-fold protein: MATIVAPATDNRPETGAELLVPVPDEDGAPFWAYAAQGELRVQTCSRCDEPRFPPRPCCPHCQSFDSRWQRMSGRGRIWSYVVPHPPLLPAYAAQAPYNAVVVELAEAPRIRLVGNLVASADAPLRSVDPARLRIGAPVKVTFHTMPGGVTVPRWLLERP, from the coding sequence ATGGCTACGATCGTGGCACCCGCCACTGACAATCGGCCCGAGACCGGCGCCGAGCTGCTGGTTCCCGTCCCCGACGAGGACGGCGCGCCGTTCTGGGCCTATGCGGCGCAGGGCGAACTCCGCGTCCAGACCTGCTCCCGCTGCGACGAGCCCCGCTTCCCGCCGCGGCCCTGCTGCCCGCACTGCCAGTCCTTCGACAGCCGCTGGCAGCGGATGAGCGGCCGCGGCCGCATCTGGTCCTACGTCGTGCCGCACCCGCCGCTGCTGCCCGCGTACGCCGCCCAGGCGCCGTACAACGCGGTCGTCGTGGAGCTGGCGGAGGCCCCGCGGATACGCCTTGTCGGCAACCTCGTCGCCTCCGCCGACGCGCCTCTCCGCTCCGTCGACCCGGCACGGCTGCGGATCGGCGCCCCGGTGAAGGTCACGTTCCACACCATGCCCGGGGGCGTCACCGTTCCCCGCTGGCTCCTGGAGCGGCCGTGA
- a CDS encoding lipid-transfer protein, translating to MGATLKDATAIAGIGQTPFARQLPEPEKTLACQAILAALDDAGIAPSEVDAFASYTMEETDEVEIAKAIGAGDVTHFSKVGYGGGGSCATVAHLAAAIATGQANVGVAWRSRKRGSGPRPWKNTHMQLPTPGQWTRPFGLLRPADEIGMLARRYMHEYGATRDHLFNVALACRNRANQNPAAIMYDRPLTREMYMTARWISEPLCLFDNCLETDGALACVVVSAERARDCRHRPVLIHSAAQGLPAQHHGMVNYWNDDPLTGPAWTAARHLWKGADLGPQDIDVAQIYDAFTPLILLSLEGYGFCARGEGAAFTEGGALETGGRLPLNTGGGGLSEAYVHGFNLITEGVKQLRGTSTAQVPDAATCLVTAGEGVPTSALLLRS from the coding sequence ATGGGGGCGACCCTCAAGGACGCTACGGCGATAGCCGGCATCGGACAGACTCCCTTTGCCAGACAACTCCCGGAACCGGAAAAGACCTTGGCCTGCCAGGCGATCCTCGCTGCGCTCGACGACGCGGGCATCGCCCCCTCGGAAGTGGACGCCTTCGCCTCCTACACCATGGAGGAGACGGACGAGGTCGAGATAGCGAAGGCGATCGGCGCCGGGGACGTCACCCACTTCTCCAAGGTCGGCTATGGCGGCGGCGGTTCCTGTGCGACGGTGGCCCATCTGGCGGCCGCCATCGCCACCGGCCAGGCGAATGTCGGGGTCGCCTGGCGGTCCCGCAAACGCGGCTCGGGGCCCCGGCCCTGGAAGAACACCCACATGCAGCTGCCCACCCCAGGACAGTGGACCCGGCCCTTCGGACTGCTGCGCCCCGCCGACGAGATCGGCATGCTGGCCCGTCGCTATATGCACGAGTACGGCGCCACCCGCGACCATCTCTTCAACGTCGCGCTCGCCTGCCGCAACCGCGCCAACCAGAACCCGGCCGCGATCATGTACGACCGCCCGCTGACCCGCGAGATGTATATGACTGCCCGCTGGATCAGCGAACCGCTCTGCCTCTTCGACAACTGCCTGGAGACGGACGGTGCGTTGGCCTGTGTGGTGGTCTCGGCCGAGCGCGCCCGCGACTGCCGCCACCGGCCCGTCCTTATCCACTCCGCCGCCCAGGGCCTGCCCGCCCAGCACCACGGAATGGTCAACTACTGGAACGACGACCCGCTCACCGGCCCTGCCTGGACCGCCGCCCGGCACCTGTGGAAGGGCGCCGACCTCGGACCGCAGGACATCGACGTGGCACAGATCTATGACGCGTTCACCCCCCTCATCCTCCTCTCCCTGGAGGGCTATGGCTTCTGCGCGCGCGGCGAAGGCGCGGCCTTCACCGAGGGCGGAGCCTTGGAGACCGGCGGTCGGCTGCCCCTCAACACCGGTGGCGGCGGCCTCTCGGAGGCGTACGTCCACGGTTTCAATCTCATCACCGAAGGCGTCAAGCAGCTGCGCGGCACCAGCACCGCGCAGGTCCCGGACGCCGCCACCTGCCTGGTCACCGCGGGCGAGGGCGTCCCCACCTCGGCCCTGCTGCTGAGGAGTTGA